In the Salinisphaera sp. T31B1 genome, one interval contains:
- a CDS encoding ATP-binding protein has product MTAPASTPLIRHVDDWRAILSFNAYRSLIGFGLVALLLFGSTSRLLDLTLPDLFRGASLIYLVQCVMAVGAALMRRPSLRAQVVAACAVDIAFFTCLTLSSTGVAGGLGMLLLAPVAAGGMLLPARLAALIAACAAIGMLGQEVWRSLSETSAPDEFVQAGILGMLFFITAGLAHWLARRARLSEALAAERATEVRDLAALNRRIIQQMGMGAIVVEPDGRIELINDAAQGLLELEPTVPPGQPLADIAPALATALARWREGRHSVVEPVRVGHRSLLPSFSALGEGDDAPSLIFVEDAMRQREQAQQLKLVSIGRLTANIAHEIRNPLGAISHAGQLLAESPRVDAEDVRMLDIIHRHTRRIDAIVNSVLGLSRRSQRARRNLPLAAWLDETIEIYRETSDQAPDFERIDIDPSLRVTFDPDHLRQTLFNLWDNARRYARRDDEPLTLWLIGHRNRALHACLDVIDNGPGIDAAILDEIMEPFFTTARDGTGLGLHIAAELCEANGAQLLPVAQTGGACFRIIFAQASSDAMDSPSASQIKQVS; this is encoded by the coding sequence ATGACCGCTCCGGCGAGTACGCCGCTCATCCGCCATGTCGATGACTGGCGGGCAATCCTGTCGTTCAACGCCTATCGAAGCCTGATCGGTTTCGGACTCGTCGCCCTGCTGCTGTTCGGCTCGACCAGCCGGCTGCTCGATCTGACCCTGCCGGATCTGTTTCGTGGTGCGTCGCTCATCTATCTGGTTCAGTGCGTGATGGCGGTGGGGGCCGCGCTCATGCGACGCCCGTCGCTGCGGGCGCAGGTGGTGGCGGCCTGTGCGGTGGATATCGCGTTTTTCACCTGTCTTACCCTGTCCAGCACCGGTGTGGCCGGCGGGCTTGGCATGTTGCTGCTTGCCCCGGTTGCTGCGGGCGGCATGCTGCTGCCAGCCCGGCTGGCGGCCCTGATCGCTGCCTGTGCCGCCATCGGCATGCTGGGTCAGGAGGTCTGGCGAAGCCTGAGCGAGACGAGCGCACCGGACGAGTTCGTCCAGGCCGGCATATTGGGCATGTTGTTTTTCATCACCGCCGGCCTGGCGCACTGGCTGGCACGCCGCGCGCGGCTCAGCGAGGCCCTGGCCGCCGAACGCGCCACCGAGGTCCGGGATCTGGCCGCACTCAATCGCCGTATCATCCAGCAAATGGGCATGGGCGCGATCGTGGTCGAACCCGACGGTCGAATCGAGTTGATCAACGATGCGGCGCAGGGCCTGCTGGAGCTGGAGCCGACCGTCCCGCCCGGCCAGCCGCTCGCCGACATCGCGCCGGCACTGGCCACGGCGCTGGCCCGCTGGCGCGAAGGGCGGCATTCGGTAGTCGAACCCGTGCGTGTCGGCCACCGGTCGTTGTTGCCGAGTTTTTCCGCGCTGGGTGAGGGCGACGATGCGCCGAGCCTGATCTTCGTGGAAGACGCCATGCGTCAACGCGAGCAGGCGCAGCAACTCAAGCTCGTGTCCATCGGCCGGCTGACGGCCAACATAGCTCACGAAATTCGAAATCCGCTGGGCGCAATCAGCCATGCCGGCCAGCTACTGGCCGAATCGCCCCGAGTCGATGCCGAAGACGTACGCATGCTCGACATCATCCACCGGCACACGCGTCGCATCGATGCCATCGTCAACAGCGTGCTCGGCCTGTCGCGTCGCTCCCAGCGCGCGCGGCGCAATCTGCCGCTGGCCGCCTGGCTTGACGAGACGATCGAGATCTACCGGGAGACCAGCGATCAGGCGCCCGATTTCGAGCGCATCGATATCGACCCTTCGCTGCGTGTGACGTTCGACCCGGACCATCTGCGCCAGACACTGTTCAACCTCTGGGACAATGCGCGGCGGTATGCGCGGCGTGACGACGAGCCGCTGACGCTGTGGCTGATCGGCCACCGCAATCGCGCGCTGCACGCCTGTCTGGATGTGATCGACAACGGCCCCGGCATCGATGCCGCCATCCTCGACGAGATCATGGAACCGTTCTTCACGACCGCGCGCGACGGTACCGGACTGGGTCTGCATATCGCCGCAGAACTGTGCGAGGCCAACGGCGCGCAATTGCTGCCAGTTGCACAAACCGGCGGCGCCTGCTTTCGTATCATATTTGCACAGGCATCTTCGGATGCCATGGATTCGCCGTCAGCATCGCAGATCAAGCAGGTTTCATGA
- the sucC gene encoding ADP-forming succinate--CoA ligase subunit beta, which yields MNVHEYQAKEIFARFGVPAGEGKVARSADEAVDVAKALGGERWVVKAQVHAGGRGKAGGVKICDSVDEVKQAAGDMIGGELKTKQTGDVGLPINAVYVEKPADIESELYLSVLVDRATRRVTFIASPEGGMDIEEVAESTPEKITQVAIHPAAGFQAYQGRQLGFFLGLDKKQVGEFVKVMKGLYEMFVTCDASLVEINPLVTTKQGGLVALDGKLNFDDNALFRQKEFADMRDLTQENEREAQAAEFDLNYIQLDGNIGCMVNGAGLAMGTMDLVKLHGGEPANFLDVGGGATTERVTEAFKLITAGEGVKAILVNIFGGIVRCDLIAEGIITAAKDVGIEVPVVVRLEGTNAEEGRKLLDESDFDLIAAQDLTDAAKKVVAEAKG from the coding sequence ATGAACGTTCACGAATATCAGGCCAAGGAAATCTTTGCGCGCTTCGGCGTGCCTGCCGGTGAGGGCAAGGTCGCCCGGAGCGCCGACGAGGCGGTGGACGTCGCCAAGGCACTGGGCGGCGAGCGCTGGGTGGTCAAGGCGCAGGTTCATGCCGGTGGTCGTGGCAAGGCCGGTGGCGTGAAGATCTGCGACAGCGTGGATGAGGTCAAGCAAGCGGCCGGCGACATGATCGGCGGTGAACTCAAGACCAAGCAGACCGGCGACGTTGGCCTGCCCATCAACGCGGTCTATGTCGAGAAGCCGGCCGATATCGAATCCGAGCTGTATCTGTCCGTGCTGGTCGACCGCGCCACCCGACGCGTGACCTTCATCGCCTCACCCGAAGGCGGCATGGATATCGAGGAAGTCGCCGAGTCCACGCCCGAAAAGATCACCCAGGTCGCGATCCATCCGGCCGCCGGTTTTCAGGCCTACCAGGGTCGCCAGCTCGGCTTCTTCCTGGGTCTGGACAAGAAGCAGGTCGGCGAATTCGTGAAAGTCATGAAGGGTCTCTACGAGATGTTCGTGACCTGCGACGCCTCACTGGTCGAGATCAACCCGCTGGTGACGACCAAGCAGGGTGGTCTCGTCGCGCTCGACGGCAAGCTTAACTTCGATGACAACGCGCTGTTCCGGCAGAAAGAGTTCGCCGACATGCGTGATCTCACCCAGGAAAACGAGCGCGAAGCCCAGGCGGCCGAGTTCGATCTGAATTACATCCAGCTCGACGGCAACATCGGCTGCATGGTCAACGGCGCGGGCCTGGCCATGGGCACGATGGATCTGGTCAAGCTGCACGGTGGCGAGCCGGCCAACTTCCTGGACGTGGGCGGCGGCGCCACCACCGAGCGCGTGACCGAGGCGTTCAAGCTGATTACCGCCGGTGAAGGCGTCAAGGCCATTCTGGTCAACATCTTCGGCGGCATCGTGCGGTGCGATCTGATCGCCGAAGGGATCATCACCGCCGCCAAGGACGTCGGTATCGAGGTGCCGGTGGTCGTGCGCCTGGAGGGCACCAATGCCGAGGAAGGCCGCAAGCTGCTGGACGAGTCCGACTTCGATCTCATCGCCGCACAGGATCTGACCGATGCGGCCAAGAAGGTCGTCGCCGAAGCCAAGGGCTGA
- the sucD gene encoding succinate--CoA ligase subunit alpha — MSILVNKDTKLIVQGFTGSQGTFHSEQCIAYGTNIVGGVTPGRGGETHLDLPVFNTCADAVAETGANATMIYVPAPFAADAILEAEAAGIKTIICITEHIPVMDMLKVRAVLDESDSVLIGPNCPGVITPGECKIGIMPAHIHKKGKIGIVSRSGTLTYEAVFQTTNIGLGQSTCVGIGGDPIHGLDFIDVLEMFENDDQTEGVVMVGEIGGTAEEEAAEFIKNHMKKPVVAYIAGVTAPPGKRMGHAGAIISGGKGTADDKFEALEAAGVATVRSTAEIGSKMEEILG; from the coding sequence ATGAGCATTCTCGTCAACAAAGACACCAAACTCATCGTCCAGGGCTTCACAGGCTCGCAGGGCACCTTCCATTCCGAGCAGTGCATTGCCTACGGCACCAACATCGTCGGCGGTGTGACCCCGGGCCGCGGCGGCGAGACCCATCTCGACCTGCCGGTGTTCAACACCTGTGCCGATGCCGTTGCCGAGACTGGCGCCAACGCCACGATGATCTACGTGCCGGCACCGTTCGCTGCCGATGCGATACTCGAGGCCGAGGCGGCCGGCATCAAGACCATCATCTGCATCACCGAGCATATCCCGGTCATGGACATGCTCAAGGTCCGCGCCGTACTGGATGAGTCCGACAGCGTGCTGATCGGTCCGAACTGCCCCGGCGTGATCACCCCGGGCGAGTGCAAGATCGGCATCATGCCGGCGCATATTCACAAGAAGGGCAAGATCGGCATCGTCTCGCGCTCGGGCACGCTCACCTACGAGGCGGTCTTCCAGACCACCAACATCGGTCTTGGCCAGTCGACCTGCGTGGGCATCGGCGGTGATCCGATCCACGGCCTGGACTTCATCGACGTGCTCGAAATGTTCGAGAACGACGACCAGACCGAAGGCGTGGTGATGGTCGGTGAAATCGGCGGCACCGCCGAGGAAGAAGCCGCCGAGTTCATCAAGAACCACATGAAGAAGCCGGTCGTGGCCTATATCGCGGGTGTGACCGCGCCCCCCGGCAAGCGCATGGGCCATGCCGGTGCCATCATCTCGGGCGGCAAGGGCACTGCCGACGACAAATTCGAAGCGCTGGAAGCCGCTGGTGTGGCTACCGTGCGTTCGACCGCCGAGATCGGCAGCAAGATGGAAGAAATCCTGGGCTGA
- a CDS encoding GFA family protein, with translation MSDTYELSCDCGHVKMTARGTPKLSLYCHCGSCRDLYSVDVLSATGWADEDVELPAENDLVVHKVDGKQMTRYSCPECGLTMYGRHKPGIPVIPHGLFRKANGGRLPAELAPTLHLFYRDRVLEIDDGLDKSQGGEAIGLED, from the coding sequence ATGAGTGATACTTACGAACTCAGCTGTGATTGCGGTCACGTGAAGATGACCGCGCGAGGGACTCCGAAGCTGTCGCTGTACTGTCATTGCGGCAGCTGTCGCGATCTGTACAGCGTGGATGTGCTGTCGGCTACGGGATGGGCGGATGAGGATGTCGAATTGCCCGCCGAAAACGATCTGGTGGTACACAAGGTCGACGGCAAGCAGATGACTCGCTACAGCTGCCCCGAGTGCGGTCTGACCATGTACGGTCGTCACAAGCCCGGTATCCCGGTGATCCCGCACGGGCTGTTCCGCAAGGCCAACGGCGGACGGTTGCCCGCCGAGCTCGCGCCGACGCTGCATCTGTTCTATCGCGATCGGGTGCTGGAGATCGATGACGGGCTGGACAAATCCCAGGGCGGCGAAGCGATCGGCCTGGAAGACTAG
- a CDS encoding NAD+ synthase, translating to MGDSSLRIALAQINVWVGDIEGNARQMLEAAATARDRDGATIVAFPEMALLGYPPDDLLLRRGLPAAIESALERLAHELSGITAIIGYPEYDGQTIYNAAVVLRDGERIGHYRKQCLPNYGVFDERRHYRPGEAPCVFEQGGRRIGVTICEDIWETGPAAQAVEAGAECLINLNASPFHAHKQAEREDLLVRRARANGIPICYVNCVGGQDELVFDGRSCAVDEAGRLMLRAPAFEAGVYCIDWPAGPGDSESIAPMPGAEALIYDALVRATRDYVDRNGFPGALIGASGGIDSALVMAIAADALGGERVWAVSMPSRYTAAISNADAAEQAQRMGVRYDELPIEAGFTALLDTLAPLFGDREADTAEENLQSRIRGALLMSLSNKFGHVVLATGNKSEMAVGYATLYGDMCGGFAPLKDVYKTWVYRLARFRNTRGAVIPERVITRPPSAELRDDQADTDTLPEYDVLDPIIEAYVEDGESIEGICERGFGEADVRQVAGLIRRNEYKRRQAAPGPKVTLRAFGRDRRYPITAVYGDL from the coding sequence ATGGGCGATTCGTCACTGCGCATCGCGCTGGCCCAGATCAATGTCTGGGTCGGCGATATCGAAGGCAATGCCCGCCAGATGCTGGAAGCCGCCGCCACCGCGCGCGATCGCGACGGGGCGACGATCGTGGCCTTTCCCGAAATGGCGTTGCTGGGATACCCGCCGGACGATCTGCTGCTTCGACGCGGCTTGCCCGCGGCGATCGAATCCGCGCTGGAACGGCTGGCGCATGAACTCAGCGGCATCACCGCGATCATCGGTTATCCGGAGTACGACGGGCAGACGATATACAACGCCGCAGTCGTATTGCGTGACGGTGAGCGTATCGGCCATTACCGCAAGCAGTGTTTGCCCAACTATGGCGTGTTCGACGAGCGTCGCCATTACCGACCGGGTGAAGCGCCCTGCGTGTTCGAACAGGGTGGACGCCGGATCGGAGTGACCATCTGCGAAGACATCTGGGAGACCGGCCCGGCAGCGCAGGCCGTCGAAGCCGGGGCCGAATGTCTGATCAATCTCAATGCCTCGCCGTTTCATGCGCACAAGCAGGCCGAGCGCGAGGATCTGCTGGTACGTCGTGCACGCGCGAACGGTATTCCCATCTGCTATGTCAATTGCGTCGGCGGGCAGGACGAACTGGTCTTCGACGGGCGCTCCTGTGCGGTCGACGAAGCCGGCCGGCTCATGCTGCGTGCACCGGCGTTCGAGGCCGGTGTGTACTGTATCGACTGGCCGGCTGGGCCGGGCGACAGCGAGTCCATTGCGCCGATGCCCGGGGCTGAGGCGCTCATTTACGATGCCCTGGTCCGAGCGACCCGCGACTATGTCGACCGCAACGGCTTTCCGGGCGCGCTGATCGGCGCCTCGGGCGGTATCGATTCGGCGCTGGTCATGGCCATCGCCGCCGACGCACTGGGCGGCGAACGGGTCTGGGCGGTTTCGATGCCATCGCGTTACACCGCGGCGATCAGCAACGCCGATGCGGCCGAACAGGCTCAGCGAATGGGCGTTCGTTACGACGAACTGCCGATCGAGGCCGGCTTTACCGCCTTGCTGGATACGCTCGCACCGCTGTTCGGTGATCGGGAAGCCGATACGGCCGAGGAAAACCTGCAGTCTCGTATTCGTGGCGCGCTGCTCATGTCGTTGTCGAACAAGTTCGGGCACGTCGTGCTGGCCACCGGTAACAAATCCGAGATGGCGGTGGGCTATGCAACGCTCTACGGCGACATGTGCGGCGGCTTCGCGCCGCTCAAGGATGTCTACAAGACGTGGGTGTATCGGCTGGCCCGTTTCCGCAATACACGCGGCGCGGTGATTCCCGAGCGGGTGATCACCCGGCCGCCGTCCGCCGAGCTCAGGGACGACCAGGCCGATACCGACACCTTGCCGGAATACGATGTGCTGGACCCGATCATCGAGGCGTACGTCGAGGACGGGGAGTCGATCGAGGGTATCTGCGAACGCGGGTTCGGCGAAGCCGACGTCCGTCAGGTCGCCGGATTGATCCGTCGCAACGAGTACAAGCGTCGTCAGGCCGCGCCCGGACCCAAGGTCACGCTACGCGCGTTCGGGCGCGACCGTCGCTATCCGATTACCGCCGTCTACGGTGATTTGTAG
- a CDS encoding outer membrane protein assembly factor BamD: MRKIVLALCIFTVLGIAGCGGDKGINETGYSNEPLIDREGNKLDSADAERMYRAGRDFMVDEQPAKALRLYAEVQARFPFSPYAAQSEMESVAAHYQAGEYDAAVSSADRFIKQRPRNPHIDYIYYLRGLSNYHRNQTGILGGDADKRDTGYLEQAFTDFGLLVKNFPNSVYRKDAQLHMVEIRNRLAQFDIYVAEYYLRRHAYVAASRRAELVVARYQGSDSVPRALEIMEESYARLGLPDLAKDTRAILQASYPNYILNRDEFYRQRAGETPRYELPNLSEDSTASQSAG; this comes from the coding sequence ATGCGGAAAATCGTTCTCGCACTGTGTATCTTCACGGTACTCGGCATCGCCGGCTGTGGCGGCGACAAGGGCATCAACGAGACCGGCTACAGCAACGAGCCGCTCATCGATCGCGAAGGCAACAAGCTCGACTCCGCCGACGCCGAACGCATGTATCGCGCCGGACGCGATTTCATGGTCGACGAGCAGCCCGCCAAGGCGCTGAGATTATACGCCGAAGTACAGGCCCGCTTCCCGTTCTCGCCCTATGCGGCCCAGTCCGAGATGGAGTCCGTGGCCGCCCACTACCAGGCCGGCGAATACGATGCAGCCGTATCCAGCGCGGACCGTTTCATCAAACAGCGGCCGCGCAACCCGCATATCGACTACATCTACTATCTGCGCGGCCTGTCCAACTACCACCGCAACCAGACCGGCATCCTTGGCGGCGATGCCGACAAGCGTGATACCGGGTATCTGGAACAGGCCTTCACCGACTTCGGCCTGTTGGTAAAGAACTTCCCGAACAGCGTCTACCGCAAGGACGCGCAGCTGCATATGGTGGAGATCCGCAACCGCCTGGCCCAGTTCGATATCTACGTCGCCGAGTACTATCTGCGCCGGCATGCCTATGTTGCGGCCAGCCGTCGTGCCGAGCTGGTCGTGGCTCGCTATCAGGGCTCGGATTCGGTCCCGCGGGCGCTCGAGATCATGGAAGAGTCCTATGCGCGGCTGGGGCTGCCGGATCTGGCCAAGGACACACGGGCGATTCTGCAGGCCTCGTATCCGAACTACATTCTCAACCGCGACGAGTTCTATCGCCAGCGCGCGGGCGAGACGCCGCGCTACGAGCTGCCGAATCTGAGCGAAGACTCGACGGCGAGCCAAAGCGCCGGCTGA
- the rluD gene encoding 23S rRNA pseudouridine(1911/1915/1917) synthase RluD, which produces MTAERPPCDFDAPIPPEFIGQRLDRALAAMLPDYSRSRLQRWLADGDLTVDDATPPAKTPVVGGEQVRLRVPQTADDDTVQPEPMRLNVIHEDEALIVLDKPAGLVMHPGAGNPDGTLQNALVAFDPALAALPRAGIVHRLDKDTSGILVVARTFAAHRQLVADLAERTVKREYEAVAVGVMTAGGHVDAPIDRHPVDRKRMAVREFGREAVTHYRVIQRYRAHTHVRCSLETGRTHQIRVHMAHIRYPLLGDATYGRRLALPRDASEEFVQALRGFRRQALHARTLGLIHPVTGEAMRWQAARPADFQGLLDALAADASAHTR; this is translated from the coding sequence ATGACGGCCGAACGTCCGCCGTGTGATTTCGATGCGCCCATTCCGCCCGAGTTCATCGGCCAACGACTAGACCGTGCGCTCGCGGCCATGCTGCCGGACTATTCCCGTTCGCGTTTGCAGCGCTGGCTGGCCGACGGCGACCTCACGGTGGATGATGCCACGCCGCCGGCGAAGACGCCGGTGGTCGGTGGCGAACAGGTCAGATTGCGTGTCCCGCAGACTGCTGATGACGACACGGTGCAGCCGGAACCGATGCGGCTGAACGTCATTCACGAAGACGAGGCGCTGATCGTGCTCGACAAGCCGGCGGGCCTGGTCATGCATCCGGGCGCGGGCAATCCGGACGGCACACTTCAGAACGCGCTCGTGGCATTCGATCCGGCCCTGGCCGCGCTGCCGCGGGCAGGCATCGTGCATCGTCTGGATAAGGACACCTCCGGCATTCTGGTGGTTGCACGAACCTTTGCAGCACACCGGCAGCTCGTGGCCGATCTGGCCGAGCGCACCGTCAAGCGCGAATACGAGGCGGTGGCCGTGGGCGTTATGACCGCGGGCGGACATGTGGATGCGCCGATCGACCGGCATCCGGTCGACCGGAAGCGCATGGCCGTACGTGAATTCGGCCGCGAGGCCGTCACGCATTATCGGGTGATCCAGCGTTACCGCGCCCACACCCACGTACGCTGTTCCCTGGAAACCGGCCGTACTCATCAGATCCGTGTGCATATGGCCCATATCCGTTACCCGCTGCTGGGCGATGCAACCTATGGACGGCGTCTGGCGTTGCCGCGCGATGCCAGCGAGGAATTCGTACAGGCCCTGCGCGGCTTCCGACGTCAGGCCCTGCACGCCCGCACGCTCGGCCTGATCCATCCGGTGACGGGCGAAGCGATGCGTTGGCAGGCCGCGCGGCCCGCCGACTTTCAGGGCTTGCTGGATGCGCTGGCCGCCGACGCGAGCGCGCACACCCGATGA
- the pgeF gene encoding peptidoglycan editing factor PgeF — protein MSDTIGFLAADWPAPAGIGAGTTLRRGGVSAPPFDTFNLGDRAGDDPAAVAVNRQRLRQALGLPGEPSWLQQVHGAGVVEAGQQAVPEADASVASHGEAVCVVLTADCLPVLLCDRDGRCFGAAHAGWRGLAAGVLEATVARLPSPPDQIMAWLGPAIGAHNFEVGEDVRQAFCRTCVDDASAFVPAAQVGKYRADIYALARNRLARAGLAGDSVYGGGLCTIDDQARFYSYRRSSTTGRMASLVWRSR, from the coding sequence ATGAGCGACACCATCGGCTTTCTGGCGGCCGATTGGCCGGCACCGGCCGGTATAGGTGCCGGTACGACGCTGCGTCGCGGTGGGGTCAGCGCGCCGCCGTTCGATACGTTCAATCTGGGTGACCGGGCCGGCGACGACCCCGCAGCGGTCGCGGTCAATCGACAGCGTCTCCGCCAGGCGCTCGGTTTGCCGGGCGAGCCGAGCTGGTTGCAACAGGTCCATGGTGCGGGCGTCGTTGAAGCCGGGCAGCAGGCCGTGCCCGAAGCCGATGCCAGCGTGGCTTCGCACGGCGAGGCGGTGTGTGTCGTGTTGACCGCCGATTGCCTGCCGGTGTTGTTGTGCGATCGCGACGGGCGCTGTTTCGGGGCCGCCCACGCCGGCTGGCGCGGGCTGGCCGCCGGAGTGCTCGAGGCCACGGTGGCCCGGCTGCCGTCGCCGCCGGACCAGATCATGGCCTGGCTGGGCCCCGCCATTGGAGCGCACAACTTCGAAGTGGGCGAGGACGTTCGGCAGGCGTTTTGCCGCACCTGCGTGGACGATGCATCGGCGTTCGTGCCGGCCGCTCAAGTCGGCAAGTATCGGGCCGATATCTATGCGTTGGCGCGTAACCGTCTCGCCCGCGCCGGATTGGCTGGCGATTCGGTCTACGGCGGCGGGTTGTGCACGATCGACGATCAGGCACGCTTCTATTCCTATCGCCGTTCGTCGACCACCGGCCGCATGGCCAGCCTCGTCTGGCGTTCGCGCTGA
- a CDS encoding PKD domain-containing protein: MRNHRVLWAAVLLLSLCLSACGGGGGGGSDDDRNDGGGDPDPGVPSATLNADAGNDRDVVTGSSVTLDGSNTRVAEGVTIEFAWRLTSKPSNSQAQLDEANTATPRFSADADGRYVAELVVTDGDGNRSTDRVVITATSANTRPLARAGADQSVKTGVTVTLDGRNSNDADGDTLTYRWTFVSRAAGSNARLNNAATATPSFVADESGEYVLSLVVSDGRLTSLADRVTITAARANSAPMAVAGDDQSVAVNDQVQLDGSASSDADGDRLSYAWRIVSRPQGSSASLASPNSVRPSLTTDTVGDYVLELRVSDGQASATDRVTVSAGPVLVFSVDAGDPTDGSPDYEVVEPNIFASQLTVQNIPAGSNELESLRAGRFRLTAIGQDFTVVDLTSTIVRASNTTASPQLSFNGLAQGDTIAAGDSLDFATMAENIPVPGEYRFDFGFKIRETGETFSLRFRVDLTDID, from the coding sequence ATGCGTAATCATCGAGTTTTATGGGCAGCGGTGCTGCTGCTGTCGCTGTGTTTGAGCGCGTGTGGCGGTGGTGGCGGTGGCGGTAGCGACGACGATCGCAACGACGGTGGCGGTGACCCGGATCCGGGCGTACCGAGCGCGACTCTGAACGCTGACGCCGGCAACGACCGTGATGTGGTCACCGGCAGCTCGGTCACGCTGGATGGTTCGAACACTCGCGTAGCCGAGGGTGTCACCATCGAGTTCGCATGGCGGTTGACCTCCAAACCGTCGAATAGTCAGGCACAGCTGGACGAAGCCAACACAGCAACGCCGCGCTTCTCGGCCGATGCCGATGGCCGCTATGTGGCCGAGCTCGTTGTTACCGACGGCGACGGCAACCGGTCCACCGACCGCGTGGTAATCACCGCGACATCGGCCAACACGCGCCCCCTGGCCCGGGCCGGGGCAGATCAGTCGGTCAAGACCGGTGTCACGGTCACGCTGGATGGCCGCAACAGCAATGACGCCGATGGCGACACGCTGACCTACCGATGGACATTCGTTTCGCGGGCTGCCGGCAGCAACGCGCGCCTGAACAACGCCGCGACGGCGACCCCTTCGTTCGTCGCCGATGAAAGCGGTGAGTACGTGCTGTCGTTGGTGGTCAGCGACGGCCGTCTCACCAGCTTGGCGGATCGCGTGACGATCACCGCAGCTAGGGCCAACAGTGCGCCCATGGCCGTCGCCGGCGATGACCAGAGCGTTGCGGTCAATGACCAGGTGCAACTCGATGGCAGTGCCAGCAGTGATGCCGACGGGGACCGGCTCAGCTATGCATGGCGCATCGTTTCCAGACCCCAGGGAAGCTCGGCCAGCCTGGCCAGTCCCAACAGCGTGCGGCCGTCGTTGACCACGGATACGGTCGGCGATTACGTGCTCGAGCTCCGCGTTTCCGACGGGCAGGCGAGTGCCACCGACCGTGTCACTGTCAGTGCCGGCCCGGTGCTGGTGTTCTCCGTCGACGCAGGGGATCCGACCGATGGTTCGCCAGACTACGAGGTGGTCGAGCCGAACATCTTCGCCTCGCAGCTGACTGTCCAGAACATACCGGCCGGTTCCAACGAGCTCGAATCGCTGCGCGCCGGTCGCTTTCGGCTGACGGCTATTGGCCAAGATTTCACCGTCGTCGATCTGACGTCGACGATCGTACGTGCGAGCAATACGACCGCGTCCCCGCAGTTGTCCTTCAACGGGCTGGCACAGGGCGACACGATCGCTGCCGGCGACTCGCTGGATTTCGCGACCATGGCGGAAAACATCCCGGTGCCCGGCGAGTATCGGTTCGACTTCGGCTTCAAGATACGGGAAACCGGAGAGACCTTCAGCCTGCGCTTTCGTGTCGATTTGACTGATATCGACTGA